One Salmo trutta chromosome 19, fSalTru1.1, whole genome shotgun sequence genomic window carries:
- the LOC115154444 gene encoding neurite extension and migration factor, with the protein MDVFQEPNFAVLASNLEQINKADENESHNQDSSLKPDSPGTPPKANPPKGGPESERTSLSPSSPLSPTETPEPSTTTADDSSTHTISLTSSCSTKLVSHWALPEDCSDKAAFTMMETGSVSALSGGDCLMPQSRTCLGCFIESKDATEPEPGLGLGRDYDPCPVSCPDMAMQCMSSGIRYGDQLLSDQLLSYPEHKVRAVEKTDEEKSAEDSDLEDATSKSIYEGLLLDKCNGEEALLANSSQDWGCFESFISESKIELLDLCSKNELSVNLFSEEDVDNYMFDDEDSTLGSDVCSLKIRYESFQDNVREKTNTIQEETQFNFFPSVVAKKEGEGAVKKEAEVPQVNGEKVEVWVAGEKVDKNNSSSSAEVMPNVSPESSYLFDFNNSTEDSGEYSDDSSCTGSSLDTCQTKRKYCFLSRENSSSSSQLSYGLRSKRKVRYSDDYLYDVDSIESERNTEKKEKQPMGPKKEEDDDWCPKKRRKSSRKEPPVIIKYIIINRFKGEKHMLVKLGKIDTSETTVSLSKDLVHKYQRMAPLKDYWQKRRQEMQEQRRLAAGDKNRFPNGCRRSLNSSLTKRKYRIANRVRIQRIHTVELSPNHADHKQEVRAAEDQAACTDMASITTTTSDCAARLDQGSVTGKSRSLEREGKRLGNKILKIRKFKSEARLKSKKMTEAQQEDGKTVVHLQEVGPLSPSQHPDIVYSKAGSPQLCDDSTVSVDPTEKSTFTPAPCSSSSTMTHPVNVNSGLPVIPGGYLQTLLDASDSSSNTGLSYYSQQQQQQNPRQQFPHGLYQEENPFTNLQLAQSCVLSPPSESELQQSPSNSNQMEPNFTHISWQSGGEQLPFTSDIPPESAGFSNTMPLPLTNNLPLSGYSQVNVDGNRLLNDKAHLPEEPPGPDSTLQASRSAEEEQVQFHRVTLNTDNSRLASYDSMGSLSASSSNYSTMSHKSCEKESEEDVNENFLAHCSPKLVIQQSTDEITPLRESTDLLDISNFTPDKFRHSSLSEMSPPDTPNLSPQVMGPEMRESLGKAREFQGETGDMTLSTTPDGTKWDCNVLPQQNHDGRAINNHQFQFHTFNDNDGTGLGDKIDGMDVFDEQAESIGGRTKGPKSKRKATSKPKTKTPRAPKTEKNKAPRQNSRSSKKLKALLDAKAKAKAKGEESEGLAGLSEDWPLLVEHGGGWADGGNNNSAVDDDQREFEEPSNILSNIVSGMAEVERFMKVSIEPLWDPMSGLCQPPEANSLKTKTLKILAGTTADVRKKGGYATSPGAGRGRKATGRGAKNQSKFIPSNPFFPPLTLDCNMFNKSSLGIPGICGPAHKKMYRHKTSAKFAGDENNTGKRDSSKNVALMASYEKLSGTACPSLTMSKFSLWLSTNV; encoded by the exons ATGGATGTTTTTCAAGAACCCAACTTTGCTGTGCTGGCTTCAAACCTGGAACAGATCAACAAAGCGGATGAGAATG AATCACACAACCAGGACAGTTCTTTGAAGCCAGACAGTCCCGGCACCCCTCCTAAAGCCAATCCACCAAAAGGAGGCCCTGAGAGTGAGAGGACCTCATTGAGCCCATCCTCACCTCTCAGCCCAACAGAGACCCCTGAGCCCAGCACCACTACTGCTGATGACTCCTCcacccacaccatctccctcacctcctcctgctCCACCAAGTTGGTGAGTCACTGGGCTCTTCCAGAGGACTGTAGTGACAAGGCTGCCTTCACCATGATGGAGACAGGGAGTGTCTCGGCCCTGTCTGGGGGGGACTGCCTTATGCCACAGAGCCGCACCTGCCTGGGCTGCTTCATCGAGAGCAAGGACGCTACAGAGCCTGAGCCAGGGCTGGGCCTGGGCCGGGACTACGACCCttgtcctgtctcctgtcctgACATGGCCATGCAGTGCATGAGTTCTGGTATCCGCTACGGGGATCAGCTGCTCTCAGACCAACTCCTCAGCTACCCAGAGCACAAGGTCAGGGCGGTGGAGAAGACAGATGAGGAGAAGTCAGCGGAGGACAGTGACTTGGAGGATGCCACGTCAAAGAGTATCTACGAAGGCCTGCTCCTGGACAAGTGCAACGGTGAGGAGGCTCTGCTGGCTAACTCCAGCCAGGACTGGGGCTGCTTTGAGTCCTTTATCAGCGAGAGTAAGATCGAGCTGCTGGACCTCTGCTCTAAGAACGAGCTCTCTGTCAACCTCTTCTCAGAAGAGGACGTAGACAACTACATGTTTGATGATGAGGACTCCACCCTGGGCAGCGACGTGTGCTCGCTGAAGATACGCTATGAGTCCTTCCAGGACAACGTCCGAGAGAAGACCAACACCATTCAGGAGGAAACCCAGTTCAACTTCTTCCCGAGTGTCGTCGCcaaaaaggagggagagggagcagtGAAGAAGGAAGCTGAAGTGCCGCAGGTGAATGGAGAGAAGGTCGAAGTCTGGGTGGCTGGAGAAAAGGTTGACAAAAACAACAGCAGCAGCTCTGCTGAAGTGATGCCGAATGTCAGTCCAGAGAGCAGCTACCTGTTTGATTTCAACAACTCTACAGAGGACTCTGGAGAGTACAGCGATGACAGCTCCTGTACTGGATCCTCCCTTGACACCTGCCAGACCAAACGGAAATACTGCTTCCTCTCCAGGGAGAACTCCAGCTCTTCTAGTCAGCTGAGCTATGGGCTGAGGTCCAAGAGGAAAGTCAGATACAGCGACGACTATCTGTATGACGTGGATTCTATCGAGAGTGAGAGGAACACGGAGAAAAAAGAGAAGCAGCCGATGGGTCCAAAAAAAGAGGAGGATGACGACTGGTGTCCAAAGAAGAGGAGAAAATCCTCACGAaaagagcctccagtgataatcaaaTACATCATCATAAACCGATTTAAAGGGGAGAAGCACATGTTAGTAAAGCTTGGAAAAATTGACACATCAGAGACAACAGTAAGCTTAAGTAAGGACTTAGTTCATAAGTACCAGAGAATGGCCCCTCTGAAAGACTACTGGCAAAAGAGGCGCCAGGAAATGCAGGAGCAGCGCAGGCTGGCTGCTGGTGATAAAAACAGATTTCCGAATGGCTGCAGGCGTTCCCTTAATTCTAGCCTGACAAAACGAAAATACAGGATTGCAAATAGAGTCCGGATTCAAAGAATTCACACTGTAGAGCTCTCGCCAAACCACGCCGATCACAAGCAAGAGGTGCGAGCAGCTGAGGATCAGGCTGCCTGTACAGATATGGcatcaataacaacaacaacctcCGACTGTGCTGCTAGATTAGACCAAGGAAGTGTGACAGGAAAAAGCAGATCgctagagagggaggggaaaagaCTTGGAAATAAGATTTTGAAAATAAGGAAATTTAAAAGCGAGGCCAGACTGAAGTCGAAAAAAATGACAGAGGCTCAGCAGGAGGATGGTAAAACTGTGGTACACCTACAAGAGGTTGGCCCACTATCCCCAAGTCAGCACCCTGACATAGTTTACTCTAAAGCAGGCAGCCCCCAGCTTTGTGATGACTCCACTGTCAGTGTCGACCCCACTGAAAAGTCTACTTTTACACCAGCCCCTTGCTCCTCTTCCAGCACAATGACCCATCCTGTAAATGTGAATAGTGGTCTACCTGTCATCCCCGGAGGCTACCTACAAACATTACTAGATGCCTCTGACTCATCCAGTAACACTGGACTGTCATATTactcccagcagcagcagcagcagaatccCCGACAACAGTTTCCCCATGGGCTCTACCAGGAGGAGAATCCATTCACTAACCTACAGCTGGCCCAGAGCTGTGTTCTATCTCCTCCCTCAGAGTCCGAGCTCCAACAATCCCCCTCTAACTCCAATCAGATGGAGCCAAACTTCACTCACATATCATGGCAGTCTGGAGGTGAACAGCTACCATTTACATCTGACATTCCACCTGAATCTGCTGGCTTTTCCAACACCATGCCTTTGCCATTGACAAACAACTTGCCGTTGTCAGGATATAGTCAAGTCAATGTAGATGGCAACAGACTGCTGAATGATAAGGCACATTTACCTGAAGAGCCACCAGGACCAGACTCAACCCTACAGGCCAGCCGGTCAGCTGAAGAGGAGCAGGTGCAGTTCCATAGAGTCACTCTAAACACAGATAACAGTAGGCTGGCCAGCtatgactctatgggttcactGTCTGCCTCCTCTAGCAACTACAGCACTATGAGTCACAAGTCCTGTGAGAAGGAGAGTGAAGAGGATGTGAACGAGAACTTCTTGGCCCACTGTAGTCCCAAACTGGTGATCCAGCAAAGTACTGATGAAATCACTCCCCTTAGGGAGTCCACAGACCTACTGGACATCTCCAACTTCACCCCCGATAAGTTCAGGCACTCGTCGTTGTCAGAGATGTCGCCACCCGACACACCAAATCTCTCCCCACAGGTGATGGGTCCAGAAATGAGGGAAAGCCTAGGAAAGGCCAGGGAGTTTcaaggagagacaggagacatgACTCTCTCAACTACACCTGATGGGACTAAGTGGGACTGTAATGTCCTGCCACAACAAAATCATGATGGCAGAGCGATAAACAATCATCAGTTCCAGTTCCATACTTTCAATGACAATGATGGCACAGGGTTAGGTGATAAGATTGACGGCATGGACGTCTTTGATGAGCAGGCTGAATCTATTGGGGGCCGAACTAAAGGTCCCAAGTCAAAAAGGAAAGCAACCAGTAAACCGAAAACCAAGACTCCAAGGGCCCCCAAGACAGAGAAGAACAAAGCCCCTAGACAGAATTCTCGTTCATCCAAAAAGCTAAAAGCCCTGCTTGATGCAAAGGCAAAGGCAAAGGCGAAAGGTGAAGAAAGTGAAGGTCTTGCTGGACTGTCAGAAGACTGGCCTTTACTGGTGGAGCACGGTGGGGGCTGGGCAGATGGCGGCAACAACAACAGTGCTGTGGATGACGACCAGCGAGAGTTTGAGGAACCCTCCAACATCCTGTCCAACATAGTCTCTGGGATGGCAGAGGTCGAGAGGTTTATGAAGGTGTCCATCGAGCCACTGTGGGACCCCATGTCTGGACTCTGTCAGCCTCCAGAGGCCAACAGCCTTAAAACTAAGACACTCAAAATCCTGGCGGGAACAACAGCTGACGTCAGGAAAAAGGGTGGTTATGCCACCTCCCCTGGGGCAGGAAGGGGCAGGAAGGCAACTGGCAGGGGAGCCAAAAACCAATCCAAGTTCATTCCTTCAAACCCCTtcttcccccctctcactctAGACTGCAACATGTTCAACAAGTCCAGCCTCGGTATACCTGGCATCTGTGGGCCCGCACACAAAAAAATGTACCGTCACAAAACCAGTGCAAAATTTGCTGGAGACGAAAACAATACAGGGAAGCGGGACTCGAGCAAGAACGTAGCTCTGATGGCCTCTTATGAGAAACTGAG CGGAACAGCTTGCCCCTCCTTAACAATGTCAAAATTCAGTTTGTGGCTCTCCACAAATGTTTAA